The following are from one region of the Calypte anna isolate BGI_N300 chromosome 13, bCalAnn1_v1.p, whole genome shotgun sequence genome:
- the KIF3A gene encoding kinesin-like protein KIF3A isoform X2, which produces MPINKAEKLEKPESCDNVKVVVRCRPLNEREKTMGYKMAVSVDEMRGTITVHKTDSSNEPPKTFTFDTVFGPESKQLDVYNLTARPIIDSVLEGYNGTIFAYGQTGTGKTFTMEGVRAVPELRGIIPNSFAHIFGHIAKAEGDTRFLVRVSYLEIYNEEVRDLLGKDQTQRLEVKERPDVGVYIKDLSAYVVNNADDMDRIMTLGHKNRSVGATNMNEHSSRSHAIFTITIECSEKGVDGNMHVRMGKLHLVDLAGSERQAKTGATGQRLKEATKINLSLSTLGNVISALVDGKSTHVPYRNSKLTRLLQDSLGGNSKTMMCANIGPADYNYDETISTLRYANRAKNIKNKARINEDPKDALLRQFQKEIEELKKKLEEGEEISGSESSDSEEEEEDEEGEIGEDGEKRKKRRGKKKVSPDKMIEMQAKIEEERKALETKLDMEEEERNKARAELEKREKDLLKAQQEHQSLLEKLSALEKKVIVGGVDLLAKAEEQEKLLEESNMELEERRKRAEQLRKELEEKEQERLDIEEKYTSLQEEAQGKTKKLKKVWTMLMAAKSEMADLQQEHQREIEGLLENIRQLSRELRLQMLIIDNFIPQDYQEMIENYVHWNEDIGEWQLKCVAYTGNNMRKQTPVLDKKEKDPFEVDLSHVYLAYTEESLRQSLMKLERPRTSKGRSRPKTGRRKRSAKPGADIESLLQ; this is translated from the exons ATGCCG ATCAACAAGgctgagaagctggagaagcCAGAGAGCTGTGACAATGTCAAGGTGGTGGTTCGGTGCCGGCCTCTcaatgaaagagagaaaacaatggGCTACAAAATGGCAGTCAGCGTGGATGAGATGAGGGGAACAATCACTGTTCACAAGACAGACTCCTCCAACGAGCCCCCAAAGACATTTACCTTTGACACAGTGTTTGGGCCAGAGAGCAAACAGCTGGATGTCTATAATTTAACAGCCAGACCTATCATTGACTCAGTGCTGGAAGGGTACAATG gtACTATTTTTGCATATGGGCAGACTGGAACAGGGAAAACTTTCACCATGGAAGGGGTACGAGCTGTTCCTGAGCTCAGAGGCATCATTCCCAATTCCTTTGCCCACATATTTGGTCACATTGCCAAGGCAGAGGGAGACACAAG GTTTTTGGTTCGTGTCTCTTACCTGGAGATTTACAACGAGGAAGTGAGGGACCTGCTGGGAAAAGACCAGACCCAGAGATTAGAG GTTAAGGAGAGGCCTGACGTGGGGGTTTACATCAAAGACCTTTCTGCCTACGTGGTGAACAATGCAGATGACATGGACAGGATCATGACTCTGGGACACAAGAACC GTTCTGTGGGTGCCACCAACATGAACGAGCACAGCTCCCGTTCCCACGCCATCTTCACCATCACCATCGAGTGCAGTGAGAAGGGGGTGGATGGCAACATGCACGTCCGCATGGGCAAGCTGCACCTCGTGGACCTGGCT ggctctgaaagGCAGGCAAAAACAGGAGCCACGGGGCAACGCCTGAAGGAAGCCACCAAGATCAACCTCTCCCTCTCCACCCTGGGGAATGTCATCTCTGCCCTGGTGGATGGCAAGAGCACCCACGTCCCCTACAGAAACTCCAAACTCACCAGGCTCCTGCAGGACTCCCTGGGGGGCAACTCCAAGACCATGATG TGTGCCAACATTGGCCCTGCAGACTACAACTATGATGAGACCATCAGCACCCTCAGGTATGCAAACCGGGCCAAGAACATCAAGAACAAGGCCAGGATCAACGAGGACCCCAAGGATGCTTTGCTGAGGCAGTTCCAGAAAGAAATCGAAGAGCTAAAGAAAAAACTGGAGGAAG ggGAAGAGATATCTGGCTCGGAGAGCAGTGAttctgaagaggaggaggaagatgaggagggggaaataggagaggatggagagaagaggaagaaacgTCGGG gcaaaaagaaagtTTCCCCTGATAAGATGATTGAGATGCAAGCAAAGAttgaggaggagagaaaagctCTTGAAACAAAGCTTGAtatggaagaagaagaaagaaataaagccaGAGCTGAactggagaagagggagaaagacTTGCTTAAAGCTCA ACAAGAGCACCAGTCCCTGCTGGAGAAACTCTCTGCCCTGGAGAAGAAGGTGATTGTTGGAGGAGTGGATTTGCTGgcaaaagcagaggaacaggAGAAGCTCCTGGAAGAATCCAACATGGAactggaagaaagaaggaagagagcagagcagcttcggaaggagctggaggagaaggag CAAGAACGTCTGGACATCGAGGAGAAGTACACCAGCCTCCAGGAGGAAGCACAGGGCAAAAccaagaagctgaagaaagttTGGACCATGCTGATGGCTGCCAAGTCAGAG ATGGCAGatctgcagcaggagcaccaGAGGGAGATCGAGGGCTTGCTGGAGAACATCCGGCAGCTGAGCCGGGAGCTGCGCCTCCAGATGCTCATCATCGACAACTTCATTCCCCAGGACTACCAG GAAATGATTGAAAACTACGTGCACTGGAATGAAGACATTGGAGAGTGGCAGCTG aaGTGTGTTGCATACACAGGAAACAACATGAGGAAGCAGACACCTGTCttggataaaaaagaaaaagat cccTTTGAAGTGGACCTTTCCCACGTTTACTTAGCTTACACTGAGGAGAGCTTGAGGCAGTCTCTGATGAAGCTGGAGAGGCCCAGAACTTCCAAAGGAAGGTCCAGGCCCAAGACTGGGAGAAG AAAACGTTCAGCAAAGCCAGGAGCCGACATTGAGTCTCTGCTGCAGTAG
- the KIF3A gene encoding kinesin-like protein KIF3A isoform X3, producing the protein MPINKAEKLEKPESCDNVKVVVRCRPLNEREKTMGYKMAVSVDEMRGTITVHKTDSSNEPPKTFTFDTVFGPESKQLDVYNLTARPIIDSVLEGYNGTIFAYGQTGTGKTFTMEGVRAVPELRGIIPNSFAHIFGHIAKAEGDTRFLVRVSYLEIYNEEVRDLLGKDQTQRLEVKERPDVGVYIKDLSAYVVNNADDMDRIMTLGHKNRSVGATNMNEHSSRSHAIFTITIECSEKGVDGNMHVRMGKLHLVDLAGSERQAKTGATGQRLKEATKINLSLSTLGNVISALVDGKSTHVPYRNSKLTRLLQDSLGGNSKTMMCANIGPADYNYDETISTLRYANRAKNIKNKARINEDPKDALLRQFQKEIEELKKKLEEGEEISGSESSDSEEEEEDEEGEIGEDGEKRKKRRGSSSSSSSDSTCSVIEKPLDKSFTNQAGKKKVSPDKMIEMQAKIEEERKALETKLDMEEEERNKARAELEKREKDLLKAQQEHQSLLEKLSALEKKVIVGGVDLLAKAEEQEKLLEESNMELEERRKRAEQLRKELEEKEQERLDIEEKYTSLQEEAQGKTKKLKKVWTMLMAAKSEMADLQQEHQREIEGLLENIRQLSRELRLQMLIIDNFIPQDYQEMIENYVHWNEDIGEWQLKCVAYTGNNMRKQTPVLDKKEKDPFEVDLSHVYLAYTEESLRQSLMKLERPRTSKGRSRPKTGRRKRSAKPGADIESLLQ; encoded by the exons ATGCCG ATCAACAAGgctgagaagctggagaagcCAGAGAGCTGTGACAATGTCAAGGTGGTGGTTCGGTGCCGGCCTCTcaatgaaagagagaaaacaatggGCTACAAAATGGCAGTCAGCGTGGATGAGATGAGGGGAACAATCACTGTTCACAAGACAGACTCCTCCAACGAGCCCCCAAAGACATTTACCTTTGACACAGTGTTTGGGCCAGAGAGCAAACAGCTGGATGTCTATAATTTAACAGCCAGACCTATCATTGACTCAGTGCTGGAAGGGTACAATG gtACTATTTTTGCATATGGGCAGACTGGAACAGGGAAAACTTTCACCATGGAAGGGGTACGAGCTGTTCCTGAGCTCAGAGGCATCATTCCCAATTCCTTTGCCCACATATTTGGTCACATTGCCAAGGCAGAGGGAGACACAAG GTTTTTGGTTCGTGTCTCTTACCTGGAGATTTACAACGAGGAAGTGAGGGACCTGCTGGGAAAAGACCAGACCCAGAGATTAGAG GTTAAGGAGAGGCCTGACGTGGGGGTTTACATCAAAGACCTTTCTGCCTACGTGGTGAACAATGCAGATGACATGGACAGGATCATGACTCTGGGACACAAGAACC GTTCTGTGGGTGCCACCAACATGAACGAGCACAGCTCCCGTTCCCACGCCATCTTCACCATCACCATCGAGTGCAGTGAGAAGGGGGTGGATGGCAACATGCACGTCCGCATGGGCAAGCTGCACCTCGTGGACCTGGCT ggctctgaaagGCAGGCAAAAACAGGAGCCACGGGGCAACGCCTGAAGGAAGCCACCAAGATCAACCTCTCCCTCTCCACCCTGGGGAATGTCATCTCTGCCCTGGTGGATGGCAAGAGCACCCACGTCCCCTACAGAAACTCCAAACTCACCAGGCTCCTGCAGGACTCCCTGGGGGGCAACTCCAAGACCATGATG TGTGCCAACATTGGCCCTGCAGACTACAACTATGATGAGACCATCAGCACCCTCAGGTATGCAAACCGGGCCAAGAACATCAAGAACAAGGCCAGGATCAACGAGGACCCCAAGGATGCTTTGCTGAGGCAGTTCCAGAAAGAAATCGAAGAGCTAAAGAAAAAACTGGAGGAAG ggGAAGAGATATCTGGCTCGGAGAGCAGTGAttctgaagaggaggaggaagatgaggagggggaaataggagaggatggagagaagaggaagaaacgTCGGG gcagtagcagcagcagtagtTCAGACTCCACATGCTCTGTCATAGAGAAACCTCTGGATAAGTCCTTCACTA ACCAAGCAG gcaaaaagaaagtTTCCCCTGATAAGATGATTGAGATGCAAGCAAAGAttgaggaggagagaaaagctCTTGAAACAAAGCTTGAtatggaagaagaagaaagaaataaagccaGAGCTGAactggagaagagggagaaagacTTGCTTAAAGCTCA ACAAGAGCACCAGTCCCTGCTGGAGAAACTCTCTGCCCTGGAGAAGAAGGTGATTGTTGGAGGAGTGGATTTGCTGgcaaaagcagaggaacaggAGAAGCTCCTGGAAGAATCCAACATGGAactggaagaaagaaggaagagagcagagcagcttcggaaggagctggaggagaaggag CAAGAACGTCTGGACATCGAGGAGAAGTACACCAGCCTCCAGGAGGAAGCACAGGGCAAAAccaagaagctgaagaaagttTGGACCATGCTGATGGCTGCCAAGTCAGAG ATGGCAGatctgcagcaggagcaccaGAGGGAGATCGAGGGCTTGCTGGAGAACATCCGGCAGCTGAGCCGGGAGCTGCGCCTCCAGATGCTCATCATCGACAACTTCATTCCCCAGGACTACCAG GAAATGATTGAAAACTACGTGCACTGGAATGAAGACATTGGAGAGTGGCAGCTG aaGTGTGTTGCATACACAGGAAACAACATGAGGAAGCAGACACCTGTCttggataaaaaagaaaaagat cccTTTGAAGTGGACCTTTCCCACGTTTACTTAGCTTACACTGAGGAGAGCTTGAGGCAGTCTCTGATGAAGCTGGAGAGGCCCAGAACTTCCAAAGGAAGGTCCAGGCCCAAGACTGGGAGAAG AAAACGTTCAGCAAAGCCAGGAGCCGACATTGAGTCTCTGCTGCAGTAG
- the KIF3A gene encoding kinesin-like protein KIF3A isoform X1: MPINKAEKLEKPESCDNVKVVVRCRPLNEREKTMGYKMAVSVDEMRGTITVHKTDSSNEPPKTFTFDTVFGPESKQLDVYNLTARPIIDSVLEGYNGTIFAYGQTGTGKTFTMEGVRAVPELRGIIPNSFAHIFGHIAKAEGDTRFLVRVSYLEIYNEEVRDLLGKDQTQRLEVKERPDVGVYIKDLSAYVVNNADDMDRIMTLGHKNRSVGATNMNEHSSRSHAIFTITIECSEKGVDGNMHVRMGKLHLVDLAGSERQAKTGATGQRLKEATKINLSLSTLGNVISALVDGKSTHVPYRNSKLTRLLQDSLGGNSKTMMCANIGPADYNYDETISTLRYANRAKNIKNKARINEDPKDALLRQFQKEIEELKKKLEEGEEISGSESSDSEEEEEDEEGEIGEDGEKRKKRRDQAGKKKVSPDKMIEMQAKIEEERKALETKLDMEEEERNKARAELEKREKDLLKAQQEHQSLLEKLSALEKKVIVGGVDLLAKAEEQEKLLEESNMELEERRKRAEQLRKELEEKEQERLDIEEKYTSLQEEAQGKTKKLKKVWTMLMAAKSEMADLQQEHQREIEGLLENIRQLSRELRLQMLIIDNFIPQDYQEMIENYVHWNEDIGEWQLKCVAYTGNNMRKQTPVLDKKEKDPFEVDLSHVYLAYTEESLRQSLMKLERPRTSKGRSRPKTGRRKRSAKPGADIESLLQ, from the exons ATGCCG ATCAACAAGgctgagaagctggagaagcCAGAGAGCTGTGACAATGTCAAGGTGGTGGTTCGGTGCCGGCCTCTcaatgaaagagagaaaacaatggGCTACAAAATGGCAGTCAGCGTGGATGAGATGAGGGGAACAATCACTGTTCACAAGACAGACTCCTCCAACGAGCCCCCAAAGACATTTACCTTTGACACAGTGTTTGGGCCAGAGAGCAAACAGCTGGATGTCTATAATTTAACAGCCAGACCTATCATTGACTCAGTGCTGGAAGGGTACAATG gtACTATTTTTGCATATGGGCAGACTGGAACAGGGAAAACTTTCACCATGGAAGGGGTACGAGCTGTTCCTGAGCTCAGAGGCATCATTCCCAATTCCTTTGCCCACATATTTGGTCACATTGCCAAGGCAGAGGGAGACACAAG GTTTTTGGTTCGTGTCTCTTACCTGGAGATTTACAACGAGGAAGTGAGGGACCTGCTGGGAAAAGACCAGACCCAGAGATTAGAG GTTAAGGAGAGGCCTGACGTGGGGGTTTACATCAAAGACCTTTCTGCCTACGTGGTGAACAATGCAGATGACATGGACAGGATCATGACTCTGGGACACAAGAACC GTTCTGTGGGTGCCACCAACATGAACGAGCACAGCTCCCGTTCCCACGCCATCTTCACCATCACCATCGAGTGCAGTGAGAAGGGGGTGGATGGCAACATGCACGTCCGCATGGGCAAGCTGCACCTCGTGGACCTGGCT ggctctgaaagGCAGGCAAAAACAGGAGCCACGGGGCAACGCCTGAAGGAAGCCACCAAGATCAACCTCTCCCTCTCCACCCTGGGGAATGTCATCTCTGCCCTGGTGGATGGCAAGAGCACCCACGTCCCCTACAGAAACTCCAAACTCACCAGGCTCCTGCAGGACTCCCTGGGGGGCAACTCCAAGACCATGATG TGTGCCAACATTGGCCCTGCAGACTACAACTATGATGAGACCATCAGCACCCTCAGGTATGCAAACCGGGCCAAGAACATCAAGAACAAGGCCAGGATCAACGAGGACCCCAAGGATGCTTTGCTGAGGCAGTTCCAGAAAGAAATCGAAGAGCTAAAGAAAAAACTGGAGGAAG ggGAAGAGATATCTGGCTCGGAGAGCAGTGAttctgaagaggaggaggaagatgaggagggggaaataggagaggatggagagaagaggaagaaacgTCGGG ACCAAGCAG gcaaaaagaaagtTTCCCCTGATAAGATGATTGAGATGCAAGCAAAGAttgaggaggagagaaaagctCTTGAAACAAAGCTTGAtatggaagaagaagaaagaaataaagccaGAGCTGAactggagaagagggagaaagacTTGCTTAAAGCTCA ACAAGAGCACCAGTCCCTGCTGGAGAAACTCTCTGCCCTGGAGAAGAAGGTGATTGTTGGAGGAGTGGATTTGCTGgcaaaagcagaggaacaggAGAAGCTCCTGGAAGAATCCAACATGGAactggaagaaagaaggaagagagcagagcagcttcggaaggagctggaggagaaggag CAAGAACGTCTGGACATCGAGGAGAAGTACACCAGCCTCCAGGAGGAAGCACAGGGCAAAAccaagaagctgaagaaagttTGGACCATGCTGATGGCTGCCAAGTCAGAG ATGGCAGatctgcagcaggagcaccaGAGGGAGATCGAGGGCTTGCTGGAGAACATCCGGCAGCTGAGCCGGGAGCTGCGCCTCCAGATGCTCATCATCGACAACTTCATTCCCCAGGACTACCAG GAAATGATTGAAAACTACGTGCACTGGAATGAAGACATTGGAGAGTGGCAGCTG aaGTGTGTTGCATACACAGGAAACAACATGAGGAAGCAGACACCTGTCttggataaaaaagaaaaagat cccTTTGAAGTGGACCTTTCCCACGTTTACTTAGCTTACACTGAGGAGAGCTTGAGGCAGTCTCTGATGAAGCTGGAGAGGCCCAGAACTTCCAAAGGAAGGTCCAGGCCCAAGACTGGGAGAAG AAAACGTTCAGCAAAGCCAGGAGCCGACATTGAGTCTCTGCTGCAGTAG